The Pirellulimonas nuda genome includes a region encoding these proteins:
- a CDS encoding sulfatase family protein, whose translation MILIISDDQGFPDYGFMGNEEVQTPNLDRMAGESLLYTRGYVMPVCSPSLACLLTGKLPHEHRITGNDLSDNRSSRGQRGELAEQLLSSPTLLPKMLTDAGYLTLQTGKLWNVTYADAGFTHGMTDTAGRHGDAGLGIGRQGMEPIFEFIDAAQKQKAPFFVWYAPFMPHVPHTPPKEILDAYRGRGPTPAAEKYYAMVEWFDQTCGQLDQYLEEHGLKENTVVLYLADNGWDGKHGQSKARAKLSPYELGIRTPMFVRWPGKVAPARDDATLAHIIDFVPTILDATGVARSESLAGLNLTDREAMQARQTVFVESYTHDIADLDAPEKSLIAQVVIDGQWKLIAPGPVNPDRPFSSVPSATALFNLAADPLEENDVASEHPEIVEKLLSLQKAEWNP comes from the coding sequence GTGATCCTCATCATTTCCGATGACCAAGGATTCCCGGACTACGGCTTCATGGGCAATGAAGAGGTTCAGACGCCCAACCTGGACCGAATGGCGGGTGAGAGCCTGCTGTACACGCGCGGCTACGTCATGCCCGTTTGCTCGCCGTCGCTGGCGTGCCTGCTGACCGGCAAACTTCCCCACGAGCACCGGATTACTGGAAACGACCTCTCCGACAATCGCTCGAGCCGCGGTCAACGCGGCGAGCTGGCCGAGCAGCTACTCAGCAGCCCCACATTGCTGCCCAAGATGCTCACCGATGCGGGCTACTTGACCCTGCAAACGGGCAAACTGTGGAACGTCACCTATGCAGACGCGGGCTTTACCCACGGGATGACCGATACCGCCGGACGCCACGGCGACGCCGGACTGGGCATCGGACGCCAGGGCATGGAGCCCATCTTCGAGTTCATCGACGCCGCTCAAAAGCAGAAGGCGCCGTTCTTCGTGTGGTACGCACCGTTCATGCCCCACGTGCCGCATACCCCGCCCAAGGAGATCCTTGACGCGTACCGGGGCAGGGGTCCGACGCCCGCTGCGGAGAAGTACTACGCAATGGTGGAGTGGTTTGACCAAACCTGCGGGCAGCTGGACCAGTACCTGGAAGAGCATGGGCTCAAAGAGAACACCGTCGTCTTGTATCTCGCGGACAACGGCTGGGACGGCAAGCACGGCCAGTCCAAGGCCCGCGCCAAGCTGTCGCCCTACGAGCTCGGCATCCGCACTCCGATGTTCGTACGCTGGCCCGGAAAAGTGGCGCCCGCGCGCGACGACGCCACACTGGCCCACATCATAGATTTTGTTCCCACGATTCTGGACGCCACCGGCGTCGCAAGAAGCGAGAGCCTGGCCGGGTTGAACCTGACGGATCGCGAAGCGATGCAAGCACGTCAAACCGTCTTCGTCGAGTCGTACACCCACGACATCGCCGACCTGGACGCGCCCGAGAAGAGCCTCATTGCTCAAGTGGTGATCGATGGCCAGTGGAAGCTGATTGCCCCCGGTCCGGTGAACCCCGATCGTCCGTTTTCGTCGGTCCCCTCCGCAACGGCGCTTTTCAACCTCGCGGCGGACCCGTTGGAAGAGAACGACGTTGCCAGCGAACATCCAGAAATCGTAGAAAAACTGCTGTCACTTCAGAAAGCGGAATGGAACCCGTAG